The stretch of DNA CGTCTACCATGGCGGATGCCATTGAAACCAAGGCGATTAAGCATGTGTTTGGGGAGCAAGCCTACAGAATTCCTGTCAGTTCGACGAAATCCATGACAGGGCATCTCTTGGGTGCGGCCGGTGGTATTGAGGCAGTGTTTAGCATTCTGGCGCTGCACCATGGCGTGTTGCCCCCGACCATCAATCTTGATCATCCCGATCCCGCCTGCGATCTTGACTACGTGCCCAATACTGCGCGTCTGGTCAAGACTCAGGTCGTCCTTTCCAATTCCTTCGGGTTTGGCGGGGTTAACGCCTGTCTCCTTTTTCGCAGGTGTGACCAGTAATCCTCTTCAGTGCGCGAGTCAGGTCGTATGACGCCGGCTACGTCAATTGAGGCGGTCCAGCGCCTTCTGGGCTACCGTTTCCATCAGCCTCGCCTGTTGGAAGAAGCGTTGACGCACAAGTCTTACTCCAACGAGCGGCGCAGCAAAGATCGAACACAGAATGAACGCTTGGAGTTTCTGGGCGACGCGGTGCTCTCCCTTGTCATGAGTGAGTATCTCGCCGCTGAGTTTCCAGGCAGCAATGAGGGCGGCCTTTCGAAGTTGAAGGCCCACCTGGTCAGCGAGGCGTCGCTTGCGAAGGCGGCCAGACGCATGAAGCTGGGCCACCTCTTGCGACTGGGGAAAGGCGAAGAACTCTCCAAGGGGCGTGAGAAACACTCCCTGTTGGCGGATGCGCTTGAAGCCCTGATTGCCGCGATTTATCTAGACGGCGGGCTGGAAGCCAGCCGGACGTTTACGCTGCGGGTGTTGGAAGAAGAATTGCTGGCGACACGTGCCGAACAGGCGCGACCAGGGATGGAGGATTACAAGACACAGCTCCAGGAGGTCTGCCAGAAGCGGTTTGATACCTTGCCGCAGTATGCGACCGTCCGGGAATCGGGGCCTGACCATGAGAAGGTCTTCGAGGTCGAGTTGACCATTCAGGGTGTCATGCGAGGGATTGGGTGCGGGCATAGTAAGAAAGAAGCCGAGCAGATGGCGGCGAAGGAAGCGTTGACACAGTTGGCCTGAGCGAAGGGGCGTGGTCCGACAAGGAGGAAGAGTGATGATGACACAGATGCGATGGAGCAATCGATTCAAAATTGTGGGAGTAGTGAGTCTGTTCATGGCAGTCGGCGTGGCGGGAATCGGCCAGGCTGCTGAGGCTGCTCCAGCCGGAACCGAAGCTGTGAGTGCGAGTCAGGCGAGGGCGGTCATCAAGACAAAGTTCGGCGATATTGAGATCAAGTTTCTGCCGGAAGTCGCGCCGAAGCATGTGGAGAATTTCATCAAGTTGGCCAAATCGGGGTTTTATAATGGCACGACTTTCCATCGGGCGATCCCGGGATTCATGATCCAGGGGGGGGACCCCAATACGAAGGACTCGTTGAAGAAGGATGCCTATGGTCAGGGTGGGCCAGGGCACAATGTGAAAGCCGAGTTCAGCGATCTGCCGCACAAGCGTGGCGTGGTATCGATGGCGCGGGCACAGGATCCGGACAGCGCAGGATCTCAGTTTTTTATCGTTGTTGAGGAGTCGAGGTTCTTGGACCGCAAGTATACGATTTTCGGTGAGGTCGTCAAAGGAATCGGGGTGGCGGACAAGATCGTGGCGCTACCGCGAGTGATGTGTCAAGGCGGGGCACCGACCCCTGCAGGGAAGGGCCCCTGCGACAATCCGGTTGAGCGAGTGGAAATGGTGGTCACGATCATCGAGTGACCTGAGGATCTACGTGCCAGGGCCGAAACTCCTCCCGAGCGCGGCCTAGCACAGATTGAGCGATTAGAAGGGTTGGTTCTGTTGTTGGGCGCGGACCAGCCCCAAGAGATGGGAGAGTGCTTTGGTCATGCGCTCCGCATGCGAAGCGGAGCGGAAGAGCAGGATATCTTCTGGAAACTGTGCTTCGAGTTCGGTTACCGCCCCGGTACAGTAACTTGTTTTCATAATGCAAGGGCCGTTGCTCTTGCAAGTCACGCGGACGCCGTAGAGGACCAGGTTGTTGTCGCGCGTGTCTTGCCCCTGGTACTCGATCGTATCGATGTCGTGCAGATCGAAATGTGTGAATCCGGTATTGACCTCGTCGTGTCCGTGATTGAGTTCGACTGTGCCGAGTTTCGTTCCGGTCGGAATCACGGTGTAGATCTCGGTAATCTTCGTCGGTTTTCCCGCTTTTGGATTTCTGCAACTCAGACTGCGGACAAACCCGTGTGTATTGGCCATGTCGCTGATGAACTGCACGGTGTCATCCAAGGTTTGGCTGGTCGCCGCGCCGGGTAGAAGCAGCAGGCAGGCCAGCGTCCACATCAGGCTCACTGAGTTGGGCGACAGTAGTCGCCGATTCCTACTCCCCTCGTGCATCGTGATTCTCCTTGAGTGCTTCGGGATCAAATTTCTCGAACGCGACTCCTACCGTACTGAAACCGTGTAGACACTGCAATCCCTACTTTGGCGCAGCACATAACCTGCGCCCGCGCGTGGGCGCGGCGTGACGGGGGGATGGAGGGATGCAGATTTCGCTACGCTAAATCGTGGGCAATTTCGGCAGGAGGAACAGCTGGAAACGCGGTTGCATCGAGCGGCATGATCGGCGAAAGGTCGATCTGTTCGGCAATGGGACCGAATCGGAAGGTATTCATCAGGGTAGAAACCCGGAACTCCATTTTGTCCAAATTCATATAATGAAAAAGTTGGGAAAGGAAAGGACCTTCCATGTGCGGTTGGTGGGGGTCCAGTTCCCACGGATGGAAATACATGACCAGAGGACGACCTTTTTGTTCGATCCGTTGCAACAACCCGCAGAGTAGGGGGAAGGGCAGCAGACGGAAATAGATGCCGCCGGCAATGGGAAGCCGTATTCCGCCTAGGTTCACGGTAGAGGGCGGGACTTCCCAGATGGGGCCTGAAGCAGTCTGTTTCAGATGGTGCCAAGGATCGGAGCCGGGAACGCCACAATGATCGTGTCGAATCGGAACGACGCTCGAGTCGTAGGTAAACCCTTCCTCGGCGAGGATGGGGAGGGCCCACAGAGTTTCGCGAGTTATCGTAAATCCCGGAGCGCGGTAGCCTTGCACCGGTGATCCGGTGAGGTCTTCGAGAATTTGTTTGGACCTTCTCACATCTGCACGGAACAATTCCGGAGTTTGGGCTGTGACCAATTCATGGCCATACCCATGTGAGGCAATTTCATGACCACATTCGGCGATCTGTTTAATGAGTCCGGGATGTCGCTCTGCAACCCATCCCAATACGAAGAAGGTGGCCCTGGTCTGGTAGCGAGCGAGTAGATCCAGCATCTTGCAGGTGTTCGTGGTGACACGACTCTCAAAGGAGCCCCAGTGCCGTCGACGAATCGGGGAATCGAAACGAGACACCTGAAAATGTTCTTCGATGTCGAATGTCAGGCAATGCACTGGTGTGTGATCCTTGGGTGTAGGGTTTTGCCTACTAGGCGAGATAAGTAAGAGCTGACATCAGGATGCTTGAGAAGGAGATCACAAAGCAAACCCTTTCGACATACTTTGTATACTATGTGTGCATGATGAAGTAAAGCAAAGTTTGAGCCATGTAATTTCATTAGTGATTTCAAGCTGATAGTTGAAGCATCTGAATCTTCAGCACTCTTTGGTGCATGATAATCGGCCGAGAGCGTATCTTAATAGATACGTCGTAGGAATTCTTGAAATTGGTACATCGATGGGATGAGGGATGGAATGGATGGGATCGGGAAAGCCGTGAGACTTGCTGGTTAGGCCGTGTGATGTGCCTTGTCGTTGTTCAGTAATTGTTGCTGAAGAGGCACGGTAAATCGAAAGACAGAACCGGATCCTGGATCACTTTCCGCGCCGATATGTCCTCCCATCAATTCAACGAGTTGTTTGCAAATGGCGAGCCCTAGCCCAGTCCCACCATATTTCCTGGTGGTGGATCCATCTGCTTGGACAAACGGCTGAAAGAGTTTGGCAACGGCGCTTGGGGCAATGCCGATACCATTATCCGAGACGGAGAATCGGAGGTGTGTGACCCGGTCTTGCTGTGCCGATAGTTCGCCATAACGGGTGGCGGGAAATTCGAGGCGTTGCTCAGGAGGGCGTTGATCGAGCTCCACGAGAATAGAGACTGTGCCGTGATCGCTGAATTTGATGGCGTTCGCCAATAAGTTGCT from Nitrospira sp. encodes:
- a CDS encoding peptidylprolyl isomerase, producing MMTQMRWSNRFKIVGVVSLFMAVGVAGIGQAAEAAPAGTEAVSASQARAVIKTKFGDIEIKFLPEVAPKHVENFIKLAKSGFYNGTTFHRAIPGFMIQGGDPNTKDSLKKDAYGQGGPGHNVKAEFSDLPHKRGVVSMARAQDPDSAGSQFFIVVEESRFLDRKYTIFGEVVKGIGVADKIVALPRVMCQGGAPTPAGKGPCDNPVERVEMVVTIIE
- the rnc gene encoding ribonuclease III, whose protein sequence is MTPATSIEAVQRLLGYRFHQPRLLEEALTHKSYSNERRSKDRTQNERLEFLGDAVLSLVMSEYLAAEFPGSNEGGLSKLKAHLVSEASLAKAARRMKLGHLLRLGKGEELSKGREKHSLLADALEALIAAIYLDGGLEASRTFTLRVLEEELLATRAEQARPGMEDYKTQLQEVCQKRFDTLPQYATVRESGPDHEKVFEVELTIQGVMRGIGCGHSKKEAEQMAAKEALTQLA
- a CDS encoding ATP-binding protein encodes the protein MLSNLLANAIKFSDHGTVSILVELDQRPPEQRLEFPATRYGELSAQQDRVTHLRFSVSDNGIGIAPSAVAKLFQPFVQADGSTTRKYGGTGLGLAICKQLVELMGGHIGAESDPGSGSVFRFTVPLQQQLLNNDKAHHTA
- a CDS encoding XrtA system polysaccharide deacetylase — protein: MHCLTFDIEEHFQVSRFDSPIRRRHWGSFESRVTTNTCKMLDLLARYQTRATFFVLGWVAERHPGLIKQIAECGHEIASHGYGHELVTAQTPELFRADVRRSKQILEDLTGSPVQGYRAPGFTITRETLWALPILAEEGFTYDSSVVPIRHDHCGVPGSDPWHHLKQTASGPIWEVPPSTVNLGGIRLPIAGGIYFRLLPFPLLCGLLQRIEQKGRPLVMYFHPWELDPHQPHMEGPFLSQLFHYMNLDKMEFRVSTLMNTFRFGPIAEQIDLSPIMPLDATAFPAVPPAEIAHDLA